AATATTCCTTTTATCTTATTAAATTCAACAGTAAGGAGATTGTGAGGCCATGTTTTCTGCGAGCAAACTGTGAGAATGACAAATTACACACCGCAGCACATGTCACTGCCCTTCATTATTTGCATATTAccagggaaaataaaagcactGCCAAATAAGTCTTTGCAATTAAAATTACAGGGAAGTGAAGAAGGATCATTCAGGGTAGTAAAGGTTTTGTTTCTTCCATTCCTCTGAATGCTGAAATCTGGCCAGGTTATCTGCCCTTGTGTGCCGTTTGCGGATGAAAGGGTTTCTTGTTTACTGGGGATTGCATCACCTCCTTCCATATAATTTGAtctcatctctcttcctccttcggTCCCTCCCTTCTCAGGGAAGAAGAACAAGTTGCGCGTCTACTACTTGTCCTGGCTGAGGAACAGAATATTACACAACGACCCGGAGGTGGAAAAGAAGCAGGGGTGGATCACAGTCGGGGAGCTGGAGGGCTGTGTGCATTATAAAGTTGGTGAGGATAAATGTGgttgacagggtttttttccctttaaatgaGCAATATTCTACATTCAGCTGATGTGTATTTTATGCAACGACTGtactaacacaaacaaacagaaactctAATACTACACACAttgaaatctaaaaataaagagGCTTTTACAATTTGTCTTTTATGATTATCCTTTGGTCTTTAAACTGCATTTAACCTTTATTACCAGTTACTAATTTGGAGCCAGTTGCTGTAAAGGGAAgcccaaaacattttaatatttagaatgatttaatatcatttagaataatctttttttttctggctgtaACTCAAGTGCAAGAGATTTAGACCAACaaggagaggggagacaggCCCCAGGGCTTCACGCGCCGGGAGGCAAAAAAACTTCACAAATATgttcctaatttttttttagaaacgtGAAGAAAACGTTCCATCTATCAtctttcaataaataaaatgtaccgCACATTACTCTGTGTACACCGGGTCGGGTTGTAGTCGAAAcattccacctttttttttttatatgtttgaCTCAAACGTTAAAATGAATCAGAAACCAacatatatgtatgtgtctTTATGTTTCCAGTAAAATATGAGAGGATTAAGTTCCTGGTGATTGCTCAGAAAAACGCCGTAGAAATCTATGCTTGGGCTCCGAAACCCTACCACAAGTTCATGGCCTTCAAGGTATGGAAGTGAACTGTTGAACACTTGACTGATCCATCGACAATAGTTTATTTTCCAGTTGTCTTTCTCACTACATGCCCCCTCTCTATTTCCTAAGCgacgtcatcatcatcctcctctaaCCCCCGAGCGTTTGTCATCTCCcaccccctctctgtctttcagtcaTTCACTGAGTTGCAGCACCGTCCCCAGCTGGTTGACCTGACGGTGGAGGAAGGTCAGAGGTTGAAGGTGATCTACGGCTCCAGCGTGGGCTTCCATGTCATCGACGTGGACTCGGGCAATCCTTACGACATCTACATCCCCTCGCATGTGAGTGCCTCCTCTTTAAACCTAAAAGaacatgatgtgttttttcatgcCGAGTCCAGCAGATGTCACGAGCGGCCAATGGTGGCAGTGGCTCATACTCATTACAATTCTTTTTAACATGGCAGATTTAAaccttgatttaaaatgaaaagattgaaGATCAATGAAAAGTTTTAccatctgacttttttttaggTTTGCTAAATAGGTTGCATTGGATCTATGTTAAGCAAAAATAATGAAGCTCAAAATAAGAATAGCTCTTATTATAGAGCACAGAGAAGAAGCGCCTGCTGCCGGATTCCCTGTTGCAACAAAGATCTGTCAAAGTGCACTGCCAAGAGATCAtcttgtaattaaaaaaagatatatatacatctTCTCAGTTACAAATTATGTTGTGGCTTGCGTGCCTGAATTATATATCAGTGTTTGGTTCACGCGTGCAGATTATTTTGTGCAGTACTGGCAGCGCTTTTACTCAAATAAGTAAATAAGTCCATTTGCAGTTCAGCCCTCTGGTtgaggacaggtgaggacaggcGAATTTGCAGCCTCCCTCCCGTACTGCAAAGAGGACACACCGTGGAAATTATTATTCCAAAATATATTCTTGAACTCTGAGGTGACTGACTTCCTGCTTCCACCTTTCATCCAtgcttcccctctctctcttcccccctcctgccaACATCTCTTGCAGTGTGCCAGACAGACGAAGGTGACGTCCTGCCATCCTCCCTTTAGACTAGATCAATAGATCCgtagtaaaaaacaacaacgtagAAGGTGCACAGAAGCGCTGTGTCTATGTTCAGTACACTTCAATTGTACACTTCACTAGTGTAGCCattaatgaatcatttttttcgGTCTGTGTGAAAAAATTCATCTTACCCACAGCAGACGGCATCACATTAGCACCCCCGAAAAGATTGTGTCTACTACCGGCAGATATCGCAGTAATATTTCAGGTAAACGGCATTGCTCGACTCTGCACCGGCCAATCACAATAGAGTATGATGTGTACAGTAAACTATTTCCTTAATATGGTCAGAGGAAGCAGTAGGTAGATGCCGTTCATGCAGAGTTCTCGTGTGCATGCAGCTTCTTGTGGGCTAAGATGAGTTTCTTCACCACCTTGTCACTCATTTTGTTGTACTGACACGATCCATTGTCGTGCTCCATCCCTAACGCACACCTGAGGCACAGAGAGTGCTCTTGGTCTCTCGGCTGGACTTTGGGTAAAGACAAGTGCACAAATCCCCATGTCTTATTTCCGGGCCACCGCTCCATCCCTCTTCTGAGGCTACTCCCGTTTATTAACGtcgttaaaaataaaaagtgccgTCATTTGTCCGTTTGCTTTTTATATGGGATCATACGGTTTCTCAGGTAACAGGAAGGAACACTCTGATGTTCTGGCAGGTCTCCCTTATGGTGAGGAGGATTAAAGAtcgctgagaaaaaaagaaaaaaaattcccctgCGATGTCTGAACATGTTAGATTTCAATCTTGTGCAAAACATGATTGCCTTTGTCAGAGGAAACCAAGGCGTGTTAAAAATAttgatgtttgtgtctgcagatCCAGAGCCAGGTGACACCCCATGCCATCGTGGTGCTGCCTAAGACTGACGGCATGGAGATGCTGCTGTGCTACGAGGACGAGGGCGTTTACGTCAACACGTACGGCCGAATCACCAAGGACGTGGTGCTTCAGTGGGGGGAGATGCCCACCTCTGTTGGTACGTCCCACCCTGTGTGTTCTTTTGCGTGTACTTACTTTTAAAGGATTTCTGTAACACGGGCTGGTAGTTTTAATTGACTGGTCTCTCAGAGTCTCTCCTTTCCATACCTGCTTGTATCAGGATAGATACCTGAAGAACAACATTCCCTTACTTTGGCCACACATTCCCTTACTTTTGGCCACACGCTGTAAATCGAGTCGTTATTTTCCCACGAAAACCGCACCCCCGGTGGCCAAGAGGACAGCGTGGTGAAAACAAGGCTCGTGTCGAACCAACATAAGTgtggatggtgtcgtttttttctatcgccattacactgtgcgaTCAGTtctgacatcatgatgacaagtttaagcccaAAGAAAAATGTCCCCTTTAAAAACTATTTCCCTAACATGGGGGGTCATGAAAACATATTATACAGAAATACTCAGTCTGAAGCTAAAAATTCTAATTCACCCCACTTCTAAGTGAAGGGGTTTAAATAACTGCATGGATAAGCCAGCACTGATTTCAGtgtatgttggtgtgtgttgcaTTGCAGATCTTTTTGAGGTATCCAACAAATGAGCTTATGGGGAGTTCAGTTAAGGTTCAAAACGCATTCGAAAAAGGAAGGCCTCCTGAGCTGCTTAGCAAGTTTGAGGGAAAAGGAAACGTGGATCTACGTGAATATTAgtaaacataaaagaaaaattgaggGAAATGGGTAGAGACCAGTcatttcttgtgttttattgcCCTCGTGTGGCTGCTAGGGTTATTACACTTTCAAAGTTACATTAGACTAATACTGGCGCTCCGAGATTCTACATGTACATGTGGATGCTTTTGTGTGAAGATCTGATTACAGTACCTtcactgaaaatacaaaatacaacattgcATCATGATATATTGCTAAATCCTCTAATAGATGCACTCAGCAAATGATACATGATGTTGTAATTTTCTATCTTTTCATTACTCTGTCACTGATGCCTCCCTCGTGTCTCCTCCCTTCCAGCCTATATCCATTCTAATCAGATTATGGGCTGGGGTGAGAAAGCCATCGAGATCCGCTCTGTGGAGACGGGTCACCTGGACGGAGTCTTCATGCACAAGAGAGCCCAGAGACTGAAGTTCCTCTGTGAGCGGAACGACAAGGTAGATCACAgggtggtctgtgtgtgtgtgtgtgtgtgtgtgtgtgcgtgcgtgcgctttTTGAATGGAAGTTCTGAGAAAGACTCGACTTGCTCTGGTCTTAATTTGGACCCTGTGTTTAATGAAGTGGTATCAACatacgtgtgcacacacacttttcttaaACTATTGATTCTTAGCATGACGTTAGGTATCCGTTGCTCAGATCCTGGACAGTAACCAGAAAGATTTGGAATGATATATAAATCATGGCTGGGCATGAGGGGAGATACCTGCCGATCCAAATGTGCTCATGTGTTTGCACAGAAAAATGCGTATAGTAAAAACactagaaaataataattagaattgcccgtatttgtttttaaacgcGACCTGCACCCTGATATCCGGAATACGGCCTTTATCTCCAATACAGTATACGTGTGATGTATATTATGGAAGTGACCAATAAATACATGGAAATCTGATGTAtgattattgattttatttacaaaaatggaaaaaataattaggAGGTTATGGTTTTCAGAAATTAGAgttgaaaatattgatatttgcaATGTGCTCTTTCTGTCTAGGTGTTCTTTGCATCAGTGCGCTCCGGTGGTAGCAGCCAAGTTTTCTTCATGACCCTCAACAGAAACTCTATGATGAACTGGTGATGGCTCCTCCCACTGTGCGCACCCTGCCTCACTCTCCCATTGGCCGGCCCTGGCGACGGCCCTTCTCACAAATGAACCCGACTGACCCGAGAGGCCACAAGTGAACTCTTTTAACACTGGAGagacttaaaaaacaacaaaaaaacatgggaaTAAAAGATATcgtagaggaaaaaaaatgacaatgaccTGTTCTAAATGAAGAGACGCGTGACCCTCGATTATGGTCGGGGGTCATACACAGAAGCCATCGTTACTCAACTGACTTGGCAAACTGGTGCCACTGACTTTCCAAGtattctctttcccccctctgtctgtgtccgtctgtccgtaACTCTGATCCCGTTGTGTCCGTCTCTTCTCTGCAAATGGGCCAGTGCGTTCGGCGACTGTAGAAAATACTCTTTACGCccgtctccttctgtctctcttctgccCCTTTGTCTCCTGCTAGAGCTAGTCATGGAGGAATAATAGTGGAggaatgacatttcattttgaatttgaataaatacTTCTGGAGATGACAGCAAGGGCGGCAGAGGGACGACAAATCGACTTTGGATGGCGACGGTGAAAGGGGACGCCCTGATTGatttcctttctcctctgccgctcctcctccacctccacctccacctcctcctcctcctcctcctccgcttcctcctccgGCCGTCTTTTCAGGCTCTGAGTAGACAGAGTTGTGATTTAGTGTTCGATCGCATTTCTCCGATAGAGATGCAGCGAGACTCTGCTGTCACAGGCAGGTCGCAATAGTATGCAAAGCAGATGTCTGTGTCCCTTTAAAACGAAACCGCTGGTCCGttatgtgtttttctctcctctcttccctccttcctcctttctttccctcctcccatcatcaccatcatcaccactcATCTCCCTGTTTTCACTCTTTAAACTCTGAAGGTGCTGCATCAGATATACTGTAATATTAAATGAACAATGAGGGCGTCGTTCTGCTCGCTCggtttcctttcttcttcctttctttttctctgtggcaCAGTTTGGAGTCAGTCAGTCTTTGAAGCTTGATGAAATGTACAGCACGTGTCTCTGAAatcaagagtgtgtgtgtgtgtcaatctgagtatgaatgtgtgtgtttgactttttgtcaaagtgaaatattgaCCTCTAtgtcctcaaaaaaaaaaaaaggtcaagtcATTCTGTCTCTGTGCGTGAACTTCTTCCTTAACGCGATCAAAGCAACACTGAGTGTGTTTACAAAGCTGATGTATGGTATTATCTTCTTAGTGTGAAGTTTATGAGTTGGTGTGTCTGAACACCATGCATTTAAAAATAGGCAATATTAGTGgatggttatgtttttttttgttgttgagaagggggggggggggggggctatgtTTCCATTTCCTCTAACACATTAATGTTACTGGCTGCTCACGTCTGTGGCCGTGTCGCTGTGGgagatatgatgatgatgatgacgctTATGATCACGACCTCAGCAGGACATGAGCTCCTATCCTGATCATTGTGTGAACGCGAAGGCGCACGCCGATCGAATCATGCTCATCCCCGATTGGCTCCTCTGACTTTTGGCTCCTAACTGTTTGTACAGTGCCTAGCATGATGTAAGCAAAACTAAAAAGAGATTACCACTCCCGTCATAAACGatgctttgttttaatttgccgACGTGGTAACTTTacactgtttatttttcttcttctgtgttatTATCTAACATTAACACATGATGTTATTTGTCCCCTCTCGTGGAGATGTACATTAACAACTTGATTTATTCCTTGGAAGGAGTAACTGAACATGGTGTGAGAAAAACCTTGACATTTCTTCGTAAATATTCAGCACAGCTCACTCAATGATACATATTGTATTAGACACTATCAAGGTTGGACGAGTTCATGCATATTTATGTCAGAGAGCGATGAAATGCAGATTGGCTGCAGGTATGGCAGCATGTTGGCCTATGGTGGCACAAAACAAATCCTCAATTGTGTCATGATCATTTTCCGTCAGATGATTGAaatttttctgttatatttccAAGGACCCTTTTTACACATTCACGCCGTAGCTGTTCCTGCGGTGCTGCAAGTTCACTGGTCTCTGTTAGAGAGAGCGCGCTGACATTTAGCAATAAAGAGCCGAGCTGATGAAACCACCGTcttcccagtgtgtgtgtgtgtatgattaaTGAACAAGCGTGAATGGGACATTGTTACTTTGTGTGTCCATTGTGGAATTCACTCTTCCAATTGGAAAATGATGGTCAATACACTGAGAACTCTCCTTTCAAAGACGAAACCACTGTATTTACTTGATTCGTTTTccttttctggttttcttttattttgaaagagcaTTACTAACGaggattcatttgttttgtaaaagagATGCTGtaagagagaaataaatgaaactagAGCATTATGCGTCTGAATGTGTCGTTGGGGTTTTGTTGTTCCTTTTCTCGGCTGTTTTGCACAAGTGTGCACATTTGTGTCAGCGTCGACCCTCAGACTTTGTCCGCCCCTCAGGTATATCATtaacagcatgtgtgtgtgtgtgtgtgtgtgtgtgtgtgagagagagagagagggggggggggggaataatgTCCAAATCCCATTAATACTAATGGTAAAAACTGGAATCTGAGCAGCGACAGTCATTTTGCATTGCATTCTTAATATTGCAGCAATATCCTTAAAGTCCATAATGTGCCAGCGTGAGACGCCACACTTTAGATCCTCACACAACAGGCTTCTCCCTCAATAGATTCCAGGCTACAACTGTTCAGTCACCACTGTATCTCATTCAGTTTCTCCCTTGGATTAAGAGAAagagtgtgcgtttgtgtatAAGAAGATGGAGAAGACTTCAGTCACTGTGTGTCTAGGACGTCTGTCCAGCATtacagatctgtgtgtgtgtgtgtgtgtgtgtgtgtgtgtttccatgtgcaTGTGGTCATGCATGTGCTCGTCGATTAGTGGGTGGACGCGGCGTGATCGGGCTCGCGGCTTCATTGATCATTACCCACCTCCTGGCTGACACTCTGGACCCATCATGGACTCTGGGAAGGTAAGATAATTCTGGACCGACGcactctttacattttttatcgAATAGAAAAACCGTTACCCGGGTGCTCTACCCTTTTCATTCGGACCCGTCTTGAGATCTAACGTGTTGCTTTCGCCTGTGGTCACTGCACATGGTCGAGCAAAGTTGCTGAAATTTGACCCAGAGATGCATCGGTGGTTTTCACTCCCCGGTGTGTGTCCACCGGTTTGCTCCGGGCGATGTCACCGACTCATTTCTCATCATGTCCTCCACACCGACAACTCAGCTCGGACGTATTCCTGACACAAAACGAAATGTCAAATGTACTAAATGTGCTTATGGAACATCTGTGTGTAGAGCATTGAAAATGTGGgtaaaaacctttttctgtatttttttcataacatcatttgtgagtgagtgtgtgtgtgtgtgtgtgtgtggggctcgTGTCCCTGTGGCTGGTCCTGTGGctggtcacatttttttttgcgtttgttCATGCATtcccgtttgtgtgtgtgtgtgtgtgtgtgtgtgtgtgtgtgtgtgtgtgtgtgtgtgtgtgtgcgtgtgtgtgtgcgctttacCTGGtcaccacctgcagcagctgacaggTACCCTGGCTCTGGCCGTGTTCACAGCAGCTCTGGGGTCCCTGCAGTACGGCTACAGTCTGGGAGTCATCAACGCGCCACAGAAGGTAGGTTCTCCTTTTAACAcccatgtgttgtgtgtgtgcatgtgaatgtcaGTATGCAAAAGCACATACTTCATACTCACTGGTATGGTCTGCACACTTGTAGAGTGTCATAAAGCTCCAGTCACTGTGTACACATGGCGTCTttccaaataaaacaatgaatgtaAAAACGTTGCATAATGACCGTCATAACCGCAGCACAGATTTATGACGGTCGGTTTGTTTGGCAGAATATTGTGTCTGCCTTTTTCGCAAGTGCGATGTTTAATGATCGGTAAAACATGTGGGTTTCACAGGTCATCCAAAAACTTTATGGCCGCTCCCTGGGGGTCTTGTCGGAGAGGGCCGCTGTCGCTCCACAAAACGCCACGGAAGAAGAGGAGTTCCAGGAGGTGGGAAGCCACCCGTCGGTGGTCATGTACTGGTCCTTGTCGGTGGCGATCTTCTCCGTGGGGGGCATGGTATCCTCCTTCCTGGTGGGATTTGTGGGAGACCtgagagggaggtgagaaggGAGGGATCACATAATAACGatagagagaatgaaaaaggaATACTCGTGACGAGAGCAATGATAGGTGAgaaggagtttaaaaaaaaggtgaagataAACCATAAGGATCAATATGAAATAATGCCACAGCGCTCGTGCCTTCATCCATCATACACCTTTCCCTGtatctctctctgccacctctctgtcctctctctctgtgtcttgcAGGGTGAAAGGCATGCTGATGGTCAACGTTCTGGCTGTAGCCGCTGGACTGCTGATGGGGCTCTGCAAGATGTGGAAACCCCACATCATGGTCATCTCAGGCCGCGCCGTTATGGGCTTTTACTGCGGTACAGCACAGCACATATGCTACGTCCTTCAGTGAATGCTCACTTGATTTAGTCGTAAAAAATCCCAATGTTCATGGGTGACAAACTATAGAAGAGGCAACTTAGACCTAATTATTTCTGTCAGGAATATTGGCCTTAATGATCATAGTGAAAGCTATATACTCTACATTTAGGTGGAAATATTGCACTTGGATAAACAGTTAATCCTATTAAGGAATTCAGAaatctctgtttgtctgtctctcttttctttttttaaacatcattttatttgagaacatttttttcttcttcccctcgcaccccacccccccatacTGCCAATACAATATGAAATACAAGACAATATCTCTACCTGTAGAGGGGATTTTAGTAACAAGGAAATAAACACATGCCAtatcaaaagaaatatatatatatatatatatatatatacaaaaaaataaaacaacaaaaatataaaagagagagggagggaaaagaacaGATATCCATTCCCACCTCACATAATTTCTacacatatttgaaaatatatttttaaaaaaccccacaaccGTTCATTCAAACGACTTCAAACTTTTTTGTaagtgcagtgttgactgtGAAGTGGTTTTGAACGGTTCTCAAGAACCCAAGGAATCTGACATCCTCAGTGACAGGCTGTCAACAGGCACTGCACTATGTACTATGACTATAGTGTTGGTGAAATCGCTAAACTCATGGTGCTTCGTGTCTTTCAGGGTTGACATCTGGACTGGTGCCTATGTACATTGGAGAGATTGCGCCCAAGGCCTACCGGGGGGCTCTGGGAACTTTGCACCAGCTGGCTATTGTCACTGGCATTCTGATCAGCCAGGTGAggcgctctctcacacacacacacacacacacacacacacacacacacacacacacacacaccagcatatTTGCTTGACAACACGCCGAACATGTAACTTAAATTGTGTGTGCAGGTAGCTGGCTTGGACTTTGTGCTTGGTAACGATGATATGTGGCCCCTGTTACTTGGCCTGTCCGGAGCTCCGGCAGTATTGCAGTCGTTTTTGCTGCCTCTGTGTCCAGAGAGCCCGAGGTACCTTTATATTGTCCTGGGCAAAGAGCAAGAGGCTCGGACAAGTAAGGATTACACTCAGCAACTCTCTTCATGTCATCCTCTGTATCTGTCTCGTGCTCGCAAATTCTTCACGATCAATCATTCTGAAACATATAGAGTATACATACAGGCTTCACGAGGTTCTTCAAAAACAAAGTGGGTAGATGATTTGCTTCTGCATAAGAAGATCTATGCCACTGTCACGTCAgggccaaaatgccaaactcgtGACCTcgcaaaccaacgggtgacatCGCGGTTCGTTGTTttcccctgtttccagtctttatgctgaaCTATGCTATCTAGCCGCGGACAGTGGCTTCATCACGGGGGGAACCCACGGTTATGAATCATGTGAGAAGTAGGGCCATTTTATCTCATAGAATTCAATAAAAGCAGACTTCTATTTGCAACCGCGTTTACTTTTACTCCAGTAAATATTCCAAAGCAATGCTTTTAAAGATTTCAATGGAGCATGGGTTTCTGGTTTCTATCACAGCACTAGTACCAGTACAGTAAAGATTACTTTTCTCACATCACTGGTTTGGTTACAGGTCTGTGTCGGCTGAAGGGGCCCTGTGATACAACTTCTGATCTGGAGGAAATgcggagggagaaagaggaggcagaCAAGGAGGCCAGGGTCTCTATCCTTTCTTTGGTAGGTCTCCATACAGGAGGAGATCAGTTGAGATATactgtcaaaaaaagaagaaaagaatcgTGGATCATAACTATATGATTGAAACTGAGCTACCAGAACACTGTCGTGCACTATAATAGTCCTGAGCAGGCGGCATTAGATTCCTCCTGAGCGCGGAATACAGAAAACCCCTCTGAATTGTCCAAATGAATCAGCAACCGAAGTTCACTGTCAGTTCACGTTAGATCAATGATGTCAACGTTAAATGAATTCATGAGAAACCCATCTGTCCAGAGCCTACTTTTACAAAAGGCTGCAGGTGCACGTGACACAGTGGTTGGTTCC
The Scophthalmus maximus strain ysfricsl-2021 chromosome 15, ASM2237912v1, whole genome shotgun sequence DNA segment above includes these coding regions:
- the slc2a2 gene encoding solute carrier family 2, facilitated glucose transporter member 2 — translated: MDSGKQLTGTLALAVFTAALGSLQYGYSLGVINAPQKVIQKLYGRSLGVLSERAAVAPQNATEEEEFQEVGSHPSVVMYWSLSVAIFSVGGMVSSFLVGFVGDLRGRVKGMLMVNVLAVAAGLLMGLCKMWKPHIMVISGRAVMGFYCGLTSGLVPMYIGEIAPKAYRGALGTLHQLAIVTGILISQVAGLDFVLGNDDMWPLLLGLSGAPAVLQSFLLPLCPESPRYLYIVLGKEQEARTSLCRLKGPCDTTSDLEEMRREKEEADKEARVSILSLVVSSVYRQQLFVALMMHLSQQLSGINAIFYYSTAIFAQAGVSQPVYATIGVGVINTIFTMVSVALVDKAGRRTLTLIGLGGMCCSAIAMTVGLGFQSQFPWMSYVSMSAIFLFVSFFEIGPGPIPWFIVAELFSQGPRPAAIALAGCCNWTSNFIVGMTFPYIQVWLGCYVFILFAALLFCFTVFTYLRVPETKGKTFEEIADVFQKGRKKPAQIPKDDAELQQLKSSTDA